GCCTGCCGCTGCTTTTGCTGATCGGTCTGACGGTTTTTACCCTGGCCACGCTCGGACGCATCCGGGAGGCCGACCGGCGCGGCGGCATCAGCGAGTCGGGCCGTCAGTACATCGTGCGCCTTCGGCGACGCGGCAGGTACCTCTGGGCCGCCTCGTCTGTCAGCTGGGGCGTGTTTATCTGGTGTCTGGCCGGGTTCCTCGGGGCGTTCGGCTAGAGTTCGCCTAGCGAAACGGCTTGAGGGGCTCCTCCCCGGCCCGCTTCATCGCCCGCTCGAACGCCGGACGGGCCTGTAGCCTCCCGTAGTACTCACCGAGGTTCGGGAAGCTTTCCACGAGGCCCATCTTGTGAGCCGCCTCCACAGCAAAGGCCATCTGCACGTCCGCCCCCGTCAGGCCGTCCCCGACAAGGAACTCCCGTCCTTCGAGATGACCGGAGATGTACCCGAAGTGGTTCGCGAGCTCGCCGGATATTCGGGGTCTCACGGGTTTGTCGGCGCCGGGCGCAAGCCGCGACATATACAGCGAGAGCATCACCGGCAGCATCGCGGAGGACTCGGCGTAGTGTAGCCACCGGACGTAGTCGTCATACTCCGGGTCGGTCGGCTTCGGGGCGAGCGCGTTCTGTCTGTCGTAGTTGCGGACCAGGTACTCGATTATCGCCCCGGATTCAAAGACGAGCCTGCCTCCGTTGTAGCCGTCCTCGACCGTCGGGGACTTTCCGACGGGGCTTACCGGGCGCATCTCCGGCGGAGCGAGGTTTGTTTGCGGGTCGCGACTGTAGCGGATTATCCGGTACTCGAGGCCGAGTTCTTCGAGCAGCCAGAGAACCCGCATCGAGCGCGAAGCGTTCAGGTGGTGGACCGTGATCACGGCTGTTCCCCTCCGGATTGTGTCGAGTTTTACGCGGCGTCGGGGCCGGCAATTGCTGTTACGGACGTTACACGCTTTCGGGGACCGAGTCACGGGCAGAGTCAGGACGATCCTCGGAAAAGGGGAACAGGTGCCGGTAAGCACCCGTGCCTGCCGATGCGAAGAGCGTCGTACGACGCGGTGGAGAAGGTCCGCACCGGGGGCTTCGACCCGCAGGACAGGGGCGGAACAGACCTGATCATC
This sequence is a window from Rubrobacter indicoceani. Protein-coding genes within it:
- a CDS encoding glutathione S-transferase family protein, with product MITVHHLNASRSMRVLWLLEELGLEYRIIRYSRDPQTNLAPPEMRPVSPVGKSPTVEDGYNGGRLVFESGAIIEYLVRNYDRQNALAPKPTDPEYDDYVRWLHYAESSAMLPVMLSLYMSRLAPGADKPVRPRISGELANHFGYISGHLEGREFLVGDGLTGADVQMAFAVEAAHKMGLVESFPNLGEYYGRLQARPAFERAMKRAGEEPLKPFR